A single genomic interval of Cystobacter ferrugineus harbors:
- a CDS encoding ABC transporter ATP-binding protein produces the protein MAQLEIKSLTKSFGDTRVIKGVDLRVEDRDFCVFLGPSGCGKSTLLRLIAGLESVTSGQILLDGQDITEAPSAKRNLAMVFQSYALYPHMSIRQNMSFALDLAKVDKKIIDEKVTRAARILELEPLLDRKPAALSGGQRQRVAIGRAIVREPRIFLFDEPLSNLDAALRMQMRLELARLHQDLKATMIYVTHDQVEAMTLANKVVIFNGGHIEQSGPPQELYRRPVNKFVASFLGMPQMVFLDARFQGGVLKLDNGGEFAAPTGLPALADGTRVTVGVRPEQMSLAEPGRGTLSGRVQMIERLGSDAYAYLSLPSGGRLTVRCEGDVGAIEGTDVSAQLNPERVHVFDANGVAIHHPTFR, from the coding sequence ATGGCACAACTCGAAATCAAATCCCTGACGAAGTCCTTCGGTGACACCCGCGTCATCAAGGGCGTGGACCTGCGCGTCGAGGACCGCGACTTCTGCGTCTTCCTGGGCCCCTCCGGCTGCGGCAAGTCCACGCTCCTGCGCCTCATCGCCGGCCTGGAGTCCGTCACCTCGGGGCAGATCCTCCTCGACGGGCAGGACATCACCGAGGCGCCCTCCGCCAAGCGCAACCTCGCGATGGTGTTCCAGTCCTACGCGCTCTACCCCCACATGAGCATCCGCCAGAACATGTCCTTCGCCCTGGACCTGGCCAAGGTGGACAAGAAGATCATCGACGAGAAGGTGACGCGCGCCGCGCGCATCCTGGAACTCGAGCCCCTGTTGGATCGCAAGCCGGCGGCGCTCTCGGGTGGACAGCGCCAGCGCGTGGCCATCGGCCGCGCCATCGTGCGCGAGCCGCGCATCTTCCTGTTCGACGAGCCCCTGTCCAACCTGGACGCGGCGCTGCGCATGCAGATGCGCCTGGAGCTCGCCCGGCTGCACCAGGATCTCAAGGCGACGATGATCTACGTCACCCACGATCAGGTGGAGGCGATGACGCTCGCCAACAAGGTCGTCATCTTCAACGGCGGCCACATCGAGCAGAGCGGCCCGCCCCAGGAGCTCTACCGCCGCCCGGTGAACAAGTTCGTCGCGAGCTTCCTCGGCATGCCGCAGATGGTCTTCCTGGACGCCAGGTTCCAGGGCGGCGTGCTCAAGCTGGACAACGGGGGCGAGTTCGCCGCGCCCACGGGTCTGCCGGCGCTCGCCGACGGAACCCGGGTGACGGTGGGCGTGCGGCCCGAGCAGATGTCGCTCGCCGAGCCTGGACGCGGCACGCTGTCGGGGCGCGTGCAGATGATCGAACGGCTGGGCAGTGACGCCTACGCGTACCTCTCGCTGCCCTCCGGCGGCCGGCTCACGGTGCGCTGCGAGGGCGACGTGGGCGCCATCGAGGGCACCGACGTCTCGGCCCAGCTCAACCCCGAGCGCGTCCACGTCTTCGACGCCAACGGCGTCGCCATCCACCATCCCACCTTCCGCTGA
- a CDS encoding carbohydrate ABC transporter permease: MPALKQRRQIADTVRAICSWLIALLIFFPIFWMVLTSFKTELGAFSMPPEFFFKPTLENYREIMEANDYLHFAWNSLVTSGGATIVGMLVAVPAAYSFAFHPTKRTQGILTWMLSTKMLPAVGVLVPIYLMARDLGLLDTRLVLVIIFALVNLPIMVWMIYTYFRDVPRDILEAARMDGATLFQEIFRVLLPVSRGGLASTALLSLILNWNEAFWSINLTTTQASPLSALVASFSSPQGLFWAKLSAISTLACAPIVLLGWGSQKQLVRGLTFGAVK; encoded by the coding sequence ATGCCCGCCCTGAAACAACGCCGACAGATCGCCGACACGGTGCGCGCCATCTGCTCCTGGCTCATCGCCCTGCTCATCTTCTTCCCCATCTTCTGGATGGTGCTCACCAGCTTCAAGACGGAGCTGGGCGCGTTCTCCATGCCTCCCGAGTTCTTCTTCAAGCCCACGCTGGAGAACTACCGGGAGATCATGGAGGCCAACGACTACCTGCACTTCGCCTGGAACTCGCTCGTCACCAGCGGCGGCGCCACGATCGTGGGCATGCTGGTGGCGGTGCCCGCGGCGTACTCCTTCGCCTTCCACCCCACGAAGCGCACCCAGGGCATCCTGACGTGGATGCTGTCCACCAAGATGCTGCCCGCGGTGGGCGTGCTCGTGCCCATCTACCTGATGGCGCGCGACCTGGGCCTGCTCGACACGCGCCTCGTGCTCGTCATCATCTTCGCGCTCGTCAACCTGCCCATCATGGTGTGGATGATCTACACCTACTTCCGGGACGTGCCCCGGGACATCCTCGAGGCGGCGCGCATGGACGGCGCCACGCTCTTCCAGGAGATCTTCCGCGTGCTGCTCCCGGTGAGCCGCGGCGGCCTGGCGTCCACGGCGCTCCTGTCGCTCATCCTCAACTGGAACGAGGCCTTCTGGTCCATCAACCTCACCACCACCCAGGCCTCGCCGCTCAGCGCCCTGGTGGCCTCGTTCTCCAGTCCGCAAGGCCTGTTCTGGGCCAAGCTGTCCGCCATCTCCACGCTCGCGTGCGCGCCCATCGTGTTGCTCGGCTGGGGCTCGCAGAAACAACTCGTCCGCGGCCTGACCTTCGGCGCCGTCAAGTAA
- a CDS encoding mannitol dehydrogenase family protein: MHTLDQAHLSTLPAAIVRPGHDRTKVRAGIAHIGVGGFHRAHQAIYTDRALARPGQEGWGICGINLLPQDAAMAVAMKKQNGLYTVSEMAPDGSHVSRVVECMVEYLYAPDSPEAVLAKLSHPDIRIVSLTITEGGYLLDEHGRFNLEHPTVAHDLANPEAPQGAFGYIVGALERRRKAGVKPFTVMSCDNLRHNGAQARRAVVAFARARSPELAEWIEREVGFPNGMVDRITPATDAAARQKLRELTQVDDAAPVICEDFIQWVLEDDFRNGRPDWHEVGVMFTKDVSPYEEAKIRLLNASHTMLSYPAYLSGLRKVDDALHDKLFFSYLRGFLDHDAGVWLKSLPGLDIESYKDTLLRRFGNRAVGDQLARLCMDGGSKISGFVLPTLHAILENGRPYHRIAFFLAAYDRYLKGKDEKGEAYPINEPNARPLLEKVMASDSPMTLIQLKEVVGTQIPAHQGFVELYLKLRQQIDTQGVVATLTSLDPASKTPPAA; encoded by the coding sequence ATGCACACCCTCGATCAGGCCCATCTCTCCACCCTGCCCGCCGCCATCGTCCGCCCCGGTCATGACCGCACGAAGGTGCGCGCCGGCATCGCCCACATCGGCGTGGGCGGCTTCCACCGCGCGCACCAGGCCATCTACACCGACCGCGCGCTGGCACGGCCCGGCCAGGAGGGCTGGGGCATCTGCGGCATCAACCTGCTGCCCCAGGACGCCGCCATGGCCGTGGCGATGAAGAAGCAGAACGGCCTGTACACCGTGAGCGAGATGGCGCCGGACGGCTCGCACGTCTCGCGCGTCGTGGAGTGCATGGTCGAGTACCTCTATGCCCCGGACAGCCCCGAGGCGGTGCTGGCGAAGCTGAGCCACCCGGACATCCGCATCGTCTCGCTGACCATCACCGAGGGCGGCTACCTGCTCGACGAGCACGGCCGCTTCAACCTGGAGCACCCCACGGTGGCGCATGACCTGGCGAACCCGGAAGCCCCCCAGGGCGCGTTCGGATACATCGTCGGGGCGCTGGAGCGCCGGCGCAAGGCGGGCGTGAAGCCCTTCACCGTCATGTCCTGCGACAACCTGCGCCACAACGGCGCCCAGGCCCGGCGCGCCGTGGTGGCCTTCGCCCGGGCGAGGTCTCCGGAGCTCGCGGAATGGATCGAGCGCGAGGTGGGCTTCCCCAACGGCATGGTGGACCGCATCACCCCGGCCACGGACGCCGCCGCCAGGCAGAAGCTGCGCGAGTTGACCCAGGTGGACGACGCCGCGCCCGTCATCTGCGAGGACTTCATCCAGTGGGTGCTGGAGGATGACTTCCGCAACGGCCGCCCCGACTGGCACGAAGTGGGCGTGATGTTCACGAAGGACGTGTCCCCGTACGAGGAGGCGAAGATCCGCCTGCTCAACGCGTCCCACACGATGCTCTCCTACCCGGCGTACCTGTCGGGCCTGCGCAAGGTGGACGACGCCCTGCACGACAAGCTCTTCTTCAGCTACCTGCGCGGCTTCCTGGATCACGACGCGGGCGTGTGGCTCAAGTCGCTGCCCGGGCTCGACATCGAGTCCTACAAGGACACGCTCCTGCGCCGCTTCGGCAACCGGGCCGTGGGCGATCAGCTCGCGCGCCTGTGCATGGATGGCGGCTCGAAGATCTCCGGCTTCGTGCTGCCCACCCTGCACGCGATCCTCGAGAACGGGCGGCCCTACCACCGCATCGCCTTCTTCCTCGCCGCCTATGATCGCTACCTCAAGGGCAAGGACGAGAAGGGCGAGGCCTATCCCATCAACGAGCCCAACGCGCGCCCCCTGCTCGAGAAGGTGATGGCGAGCGACTCGCCGATGACGCTCATCCAGCTCAAGGAGGTCGTGGGCACGCAGATTCCGGCGCACCAGGGCTTCGTCGAGCTGTACCTGAAGCTGCGCCAGCAGATCGATACCCAGGGCGTGGTGGCGACGCTCACGTCGCTCGATCCCGCGAGCAAGACCCCGCCCGCGGCGTGA
- a CDS encoding carbohydrate ABC transporter permease, with protein sequence MSEAARESRRAGRLTASPAILLLFIWMIVPLAFTVYFSTQNYLLLDPENRGFAGLENFSYFLSSSSFLNSLVTTLELVGSVLVITVVLGVLISVLVDAKFPGQGVVRMLLISPFFIMPTVSALIWKNLLMNPVSGLFAWLFQLVGLTPINWFSDWPLLSIIIIVSWEWLPFAILIFVTSLQSMDQEQKEAAQMDGATPVSIFRYLTLPHLARPIAVVVMVEAIFLLNIFAEIFTTTSGGPGDATTNVPYLVFTQALLEFDVGTASAGGLVAVVLANLVAAALLRVFGKSLTQA encoded by the coding sequence ATGAGCGAAGCCGCTCGTGAATCCCGACGTGCCGGACGCCTCACGGCGTCACCCGCGATCCTCCTGCTGTTCATCTGGATGATCGTCCCGCTGGCCTTCACGGTGTATTTCTCGACGCAGAACTACCTCCTGCTCGACCCCGAGAACCGGGGCTTCGCGGGCCTGGAGAACTTCTCCTACTTCCTCTCCTCGTCGAGCTTCCTGAACAGCCTGGTCACCACGCTCGAACTGGTGGGCAGTGTGCTGGTCATCACGGTGGTGCTGGGCGTGCTCATCAGCGTGCTGGTGGACGCGAAGTTCCCCGGTCAGGGCGTGGTGCGCATGCTGCTCATCTCGCCCTTCTTCATCATGCCCACGGTGAGCGCGCTCATCTGGAAGAACCTGCTGATGAATCCGGTGTCGGGGCTGTTCGCGTGGCTGTTCCAGTTGGTGGGCCTCACCCCCATCAACTGGTTCTCCGACTGGCCCCTGCTGTCCATCATCATCATCGTCTCGTGGGAGTGGCTGCCCTTCGCCATCCTCATCTTCGTGACGTCCCTGCAGTCCATGGATCAGGAGCAGAAGGAAGCGGCGCAGATGGACGGCGCGACGCCGGTGTCCATCTTCCGCTACCTCACCCTGCCGCACCTGGCGCGCCCCATCGCCGTTGTCGTCATGGTGGAGGCCATCTTCCTGCTCAACATCTTCGCCGAGATCTTCACCACCACCTCCGGCGGTCCAGGGGATGCGACCACCAACGTGCCCTACCTCGTCTTCACCCAGGCCCTGCTCGAGTTCGACGTGGGCACGGCGTCCGCGGGCGGCCTCGTGGCCGTGGTGCTCGCCAATCTGGTCGCCGCCGCACTGCTGCGCGTGTTCGGCAAATCCCTCACCCAGGCCTAG
- a CDS encoding ABC transporter substrate-binding protein, which translates to MKKSFAARTAFGLGLLLGSGSALAATTLTIGTVNNGDMVRMQALSKTYTEQHPDVELRWVVLEENTLRQRLTTDITTGGGQFDIITIGAYEAPMWGRKNWILPLEKFSPTYDVDDLMPNVRKQLSVDGKLRALPFYSEGSITYYRTDLFAAKGLKMPEEPTWTEIRGFAEKLHDPSKNVYGICLRGKAGWGENMALVTTIVNAYGGRWFDEKWQPQLDSPEWSQAVNFYVDLLSKFGPPGPSSNGFNENLTLFNAGKCAMWVDASVAGAFVTDKTQSQVPDKVGFVKAPRQVTPKGSSWLWTWALAVPSSSKQQQAAFDFIQWATSKEYANLVAKRYGISAMPPGTRLSTYANAEYMKATPFARVTQEAIQTANPDSPTLKPVPYTGVQFATIPEFQAIGTLVGKSISGALAGSSKVDAELKKLNESVQRTIKRAGYIK; encoded by the coding sequence ATGAAGAAATCATTCGCTGCCCGCACCGCTTTTGGGCTCGGATTGTTGCTGGGTTCTGGCAGTGCCCTGGCCGCCACCACGCTGACGATTGGCACCGTCAACAACGGTGACATGGTCCGCATGCAGGCGCTGTCGAAGACCTATACGGAGCAGCATCCCGACGTGGAGCTGCGCTGGGTGGTGCTCGAGGAGAACACGCTGCGTCAGCGGCTCACCACGGACATCACCACCGGGGGCGGACAGTTCGACATCATCACCATCGGGGCGTACGAGGCGCCCATGTGGGGGCGCAAGAACTGGATCCTGCCGCTGGAGAAGTTCTCGCCCACGTATGACGTGGACGACCTCATGCCCAACGTGCGCAAGCAGTTGAGCGTGGACGGCAAGCTGCGCGCGCTGCCCTTCTATTCCGAGGGCTCCATCACCTACTACCGCACGGACTTGTTCGCGGCCAAGGGCCTGAAGATGCCCGAGGAGCCCACCTGGACGGAGATCCGCGGCTTCGCGGAGAAGCTGCACGATCCCTCCAAGAACGTGTACGGCATCTGTCTGCGGGGCAAGGCGGGCTGGGGCGAGAACATGGCGCTCGTCACCACCATCGTGAACGCCTACGGCGGACGCTGGTTCGACGAGAAGTGGCAGCCCCAGCTCGACTCGCCCGAGTGGAGCCAGGCGGTGAACTTCTACGTGGACCTGCTGAGCAAGTTCGGCCCGCCGGGACCGAGCAGCAACGGGTTCAACGAGAACCTCACGCTGTTCAACGCGGGCAAGTGCGCCATGTGGGTGGACGCGAGCGTGGCGGGGGCCTTCGTCACCGACAAGACGCAGAGCCAGGTGCCGGACAAGGTGGGCTTCGTCAAGGCGCCGCGCCAGGTGACCCCCAAGGGCAGCTCCTGGCTGTGGACGTGGGCGCTGGCGGTCCCCAGCAGCTCCAAGCAGCAGCAGGCCGCGTTCGACTTCATCCAGTGGGCCACGTCCAAGGAGTACGCCAACCTCGTGGCCAAGCGTTATGGCATCTCCGCGATGCCGCCGGGCACGCGGCTGTCCACCTACGCCAACGCCGAGTACATGAAGGCCACGCCCTTCGCGCGCGTCACCCAGGAGGCCATCCAGACGGCCAACCCCGACTCGCCCACGCTCAAGCCCGTGCCGTACACCGGCGTCCAGTTCGCCACCATCCCCGAGTTCCAGGCCATCGGGACGCTCGTGGGCAAGAGCATCTCCGGCGCCCTCGCGGGCAGCTCCAAGGTCGACGCGGAGCTGAAGAAACTGAACGAGTCCGTGCAGCGCACGATCAAGCGCGCGGGCTACATCAAGTAG
- a CDS encoding carbohydrate kinase family protein has protein sequence MTRLIAFGEALVDMLSSRLGASTEKETFTPYAGGAPANVAVACARLGVPSLFVGMLGRDQFGDFILAELASHGVDVSHVERTSAAKTALAFVSRDASGDRRFDFYRPPSADLLYRPEHLPANLFDASSILHLCSNTLTEEAITTTTFAVADEAAKAGAMISVDANIRANLWPDHRVDTARVTALLDRAQLIKLAREELELLRGDEPEERWLQARLAAGAALVIITDGGEPVTAVTAHTRIQVTPPKVQVVDTTAAGDAFIGGFLSTVVDARLNRKTLAAWASDTALVRQALGFASRCGSFTVTRPGSYAALPGREDLAALRS, from the coding sequence ATGACGCGCCTCATCGCCTTCGGAGAAGCCCTGGTGGACATGCTGTCCAGCCGCCTGGGCGCCTCCACCGAGAAGGAAACCTTCACGCCGTACGCCGGAGGAGCCCCCGCCAACGTGGCCGTGGCCTGCGCGCGGCTCGGAGTGCCGAGCCTCTTCGTCGGCATGCTGGGCCGGGATCAATTCGGCGACTTCATCCTCGCGGAACTGGCCTCGCACGGCGTGGACGTGAGCCACGTCGAGCGCACCAGCGCGGCCAAGACGGCCCTGGCCTTCGTGTCCCGGGATGCCTCGGGAGATCGCCGCTTCGACTTCTACCGGCCGCCCTCGGCGGACCTGCTGTACCGGCCCGAGCACCTGCCCGCGAACCTGTTCGACGCCTCGTCCATCCTCCACCTGTGCTCGAACACGCTGACGGAAGAGGCCATCACCACCACGACCTTCGCGGTGGCGGATGAGGCCGCGAAGGCGGGAGCGATGATCAGCGTGGACGCCAACATCCGCGCCAACCTGTGGCCGGACCACCGCGTGGACACCGCGCGGGTCACCGCGCTGCTCGACCGGGCCCAGTTGATCAAGCTGGCGCGCGAGGAGCTGGAGTTGCTGCGGGGGGACGAGCCCGAGGAGCGCTGGCTCCAGGCGCGTCTGGCCGCCGGGGCCGCGCTGGTCATCATCACCGATGGAGGCGAGCCGGTGACGGCGGTGACCGCGCACACCCGTATCCAGGTGACGCCGCCCAAGGTCCAGGTCGTCGACACCACGGCGGCCGGGGATGCCTTCATCGGAGGGTTTCTCTCGACGGTGGTGGATGCGCGGCTCAACCGGAAGACCCTGGCGGCCTGGGCCTCCGATACGGCGCTCGTGCGCCAGGCACTGGGGTTCGCGAGCCGGTGCGGTTCATTCACCGTCACCCGGCCGGGCTCCTACGCCGCGCTGCCCGGGCGCGAGGACCTGGCGGCCCTGCGCTCCTGA
- a CDS encoding DEAD/DEAH box helicase has protein sequence MNTPSDTIPTFEQLGLDAPLVEALSALGYEEPTPIQRAALPPLIAGKDLLGIAATGTGKTAAFSLPLLQRLTPGQREPFSTSALVLVPTRELAMQVAEAIHRYGQKMGVSVLPLYGGQPIGQQLRVLKRGVDVVVATPGRALDHLKRQSLLLDSLRTVVLDEADEMLDMGFAEDLEAILDATPQERQTALFSATLPPRIASIAERHLHSPVHVKIAREKLPAGTGPRVRQVAYIVPRPFKAATLGRVLDVEAPTTAIVFCRTRTEVDELTVSLNGRGWRAQALHGGMDQAQRDRVLKQFKSHAVELLIATDVAARGLDIEKLSHVVNYDVPNAPEAYVHRIGRTGRAGREGVAITLAEPREHRLLRNIEKLTGQKIELATVPTVADLRARRLELVRASLREALVAGELDSYRSVVESLASEFDLVDVAAAAVKLLHDAQVDGQNEEEEEIPVVSPPSDKGPRAPRGARSGERPGPSTRPDAPRSAKRRAPPDASFDMARLFIGVGRQAGVRPSDLVGAIAGEAGVEGKRIGAIQIGDTYSLVEVPEALADQIVAALRQTTLRGRKAQVRRDRG, from the coding sequence GTGAACACCCCCTCCGATACCATCCCCACTTTCGAACAACTGGGCCTGGATGCCCCCCTCGTGGAGGCGCTCAGCGCACTCGGCTACGAGGAGCCCACGCCCATCCAGCGCGCCGCCCTCCCCCCGTTGATCGCCGGCAAGGACTTGCTGGGCATCGCCGCCACGGGAACGGGAAAGACCGCCGCCTTCTCCCTGCCGCTCCTGCAGCGGCTCACCCCGGGTCAGCGCGAGCCCTTCTCCACGTCCGCGCTCGTGCTCGTGCCCACGCGCGAGCTGGCCATGCAGGTGGCCGAGGCCATCCACCGCTATGGCCAGAAGATGGGCGTGAGCGTGCTGCCGCTCTACGGCGGCCAGCCCATCGGCCAGCAGCTGCGCGTGCTCAAGCGCGGCGTGGACGTGGTCGTCGCCACGCCCGGACGCGCGTTGGATCACCTCAAGCGCCAGTCGCTCCTGCTCGACTCCCTGCGCACCGTGGTGCTCGACGAGGCCGACGAGATGCTCGACATGGGCTTCGCCGAGGACCTGGAAGCCATCCTCGATGCCACTCCGCAGGAGCGGCAGACGGCGCTCTTCTCGGCCACCCTCCCCCCGCGCATCGCCTCCATCGCCGAGCGGCACCTGCACTCGCCCGTGCACGTGAAGATCGCCCGGGAGAAGCTGCCCGCCGGCACCGGGCCCCGTGTGCGTCAGGTGGCCTATATCGTCCCGCGCCCCTTCAAGGCCGCCACGCTCGGACGCGTGCTGGACGTGGAGGCGCCCACCACCGCCATCGTCTTCTGCCGCACGCGCACCGAGGTGGATGAGCTCACCGTGTCGCTCAACGGCCGGGGCTGGCGCGCCCAGGCGCTCCATGGCGGCATGGATCAGGCGCAGCGCGACCGCGTGCTCAAGCAGTTCAAGAGCCACGCGGTGGAGCTGCTCATCGCCACGGACGTGGCCGCGCGCGGACTGGACATCGAGAAGCTGTCCCACGTCGTCAACTACGACGTGCCCAACGCGCCCGAGGCGTACGTGCACCGCATCGGCCGCACGGGCCGCGCCGGACGCGAGGGCGTGGCCATCACCCTCGCCGAGCCCCGCGAGCACCGGCTGCTGCGCAACATCGAGAAGCTCACCGGCCAGAAGATCGAGCTGGCCACCGTGCCCACCGTGGCCGACCTGCGCGCGCGCCGGCTGGAGCTCGTGCGCGCCTCCCTGCGCGAGGCGCTCGTCGCGGGCGAGCTCGACTCCTACCGCTCCGTCGTGGAGAGCCTCGCCTCCGAGTTCGATCTGGTGGACGTGGCCGCCGCCGCGGTGAAGCTGCTCCACGACGCGCAGGTGGATGGCCAGAACGAGGAGGAGGAGGAGATCCCCGTGGTGAGCCCGCCGTCGGACAAGGGCCCGCGCGCGCCGCGTGGCGCCCGCTCCGGCGAGCGCCCCGGGCCCAGCACCCGGCCGGACGCGCCTCGCAGCGCCAAGCGCCGCGCGCCGCCCGACGCGTCCTTCGACATGGCGCGGCTGTTCATCGGCGTGGGCCGCCAGGCCGGCGTGCGTCCCTCGGATCTCGTGGGCGCCATCGCGGGCGAGGCGGGCGTGGAAGGCAAGCGCATCGGCGCCATCCAGATTGGCGACACGTACTCGCTCGTCGAGGTCCCCGAAGCCCTCGCGGATCAGATCGTCGCCGCGTTGCGTCAGACCACGCTGCGCGGCCGCAAGGCCCAGGTACGCCGCGATCGGGGCTGA
- a CDS encoding sensor histidine kinase: MKTTLAARRVKSRVFFVSAAIILVTSLAQCAFHGFIWAEVGHMVLVQLSWVASFVLLGVGVGSGHMTSGTPGPMSGLVCLVCMTQLTLLTGGSESPYLVTLVSVPLLVSMFTPDLRLPTLVSLVAMLGAILLINRLEGIPPRTFLPQMLAYGAIGSIGLYAGKSYRKLRRAEQLAQEERLQALERLAESERLRRHAESERADMERLMMVGQLAAGVAHEVNNPLAFVKSNLHYLQHALTSTDSPTDVAELHELLDETRQGVLRIQRIITDLRQYSHPMGAPEQEGSPRQAMEEARRLALSRLHSRSEVVLDVPEELPNVRLEQRHLMQVLLNLLLHAAQVVEEAGPERPARILLKARRTARDVQVVVEDNGPGIPQDVLPRLFDPFFTPQCSTKGVGLGLALCREYVLRVGGTLTAENRPEGGARFILTLNQSSAPSTLSRET, translated from the coding sequence ATGAAGACCACGCTCGCCGCCCGCCGGGTCAAAAGCCGGGTCTTCTTCGTCTCCGCCGCGATCATCCTGGTGACCTCGCTGGCCCAGTGCGCGTTCCACGGCTTCATCTGGGCGGAGGTGGGGCACATGGTGCTCGTCCAGCTCTCCTGGGTCGCCAGCTTCGTCCTGCTGGGCGTGGGGGTGGGCTCGGGGCACATGACGTCGGGGACGCCCGGCCCCATGTCCGGGCTGGTGTGCCTGGTGTGCATGACCCAGCTCACCCTGCTGACCGGAGGGAGCGAAAGCCCCTACCTCGTGACGCTCGTGTCCGTGCCGCTCCTGGTGTCGATGTTCACGCCGGACCTCCGGCTGCCGACGCTGGTGTCGCTCGTGGCGATGCTGGGGGCGATCCTGTTGATCAACCGCCTCGAGGGCATCCCACCGCGCACCTTCCTGCCCCAGATGCTCGCCTATGGGGCCATCGGCAGCATCGGGCTCTACGCGGGGAAGAGCTACCGGAAGCTGCGCCGGGCGGAGCAACTGGCGCAGGAGGAGCGGCTCCAGGCCCTGGAACGGCTGGCCGAGAGCGAGCGGCTGCGGCGCCACGCCGAGAGCGAACGCGCGGACATGGAGCGGCTGATGATGGTGGGGCAGCTCGCGGCCGGCGTGGCGCACGAGGTGAACAACCCCCTGGCCTTCGTGAAGTCCAACCTGCACTACCTGCAGCACGCGCTGACGAGCACGGACAGCCCCACCGACGTGGCGGAGCTGCACGAGCTGCTGGACGAGACGCGCCAGGGCGTGCTGCGCATCCAGCGGATCATCACGGACCTGAGGCAGTACTCGCACCCCATGGGCGCCCCCGAACAGGAGGGCTCGCCCCGCCAGGCCATGGAGGAGGCGCGGCGGCTGGCCCTGTCGCGGCTGCACTCCCGGAGCGAGGTGGTGTTGGACGTTCCCGAGGAGCTGCCCAACGTCCGGCTGGAGCAACGGCACCTGATGCAGGTGCTGCTCAACCTGCTGCTCCACGCGGCACAGGTGGTGGAGGAGGCCGGACCCGAGCGCCCCGCCCGCATCCTCCTGAAGGCCCGGCGGACCGCCCGCGACGTCCAGGTGGTGGTGGAGGACAACGGACCGGGCATACCCCAGGACGTGTTGCCCCGGCTCTTCGACCCCTTCTTCACCCCCCAGTGCTCCACGAAGGGTGTGGGCTTGGGGCTCGCTCTTTGCCGGGAGTACGTGCTCCGGGTGGGCGGAACGCTCACCGCGGAAAACCGCCCCGAGGGCGGCGCCCGGTTCATTCTCACACTGAACCAGTCCTCCGCACCCTCGACGCTGAGCCGAGAGACCTGA
- a CDS encoding type VI immunity family protein, translated as MIRFAFYLPHDHPEIAEGVRHAVEVYMRGVGEGPKTIRHSFTNDDEGDALTVERWSYVRRLLSSDRPFRFIEELPEDIADRMEKRGYATRVILDGGPRSRNGYEFHYQARIPWRTPSRDTVSLLFATLPTEYLHEHGPTKVRELALEMASQLRFASGHVGFALRLYWPLRRADESIRSSGHDLPTYREFARLLEPWLEPLPLTETTGEQGNLYNAMGFTQEEVRRWSRRFLD; from the coding sequence GTGATCCGCTTCGCCTTCTACCTTCCGCACGATCACCCCGAGATCGCAGAGGGGGTGCGCCACGCTGTCGAGGTCTACATGCGCGGGGTGGGGGAGGGTCCTAAAACCATTCGACATTCATTCACTAATGACGACGAAGGCGATGCCTTGACTGTGGAGCGATGGAGCTACGTTCGTCGACTTCTCTCGTCCGACCGTCCGTTCCGGTTCATTGAAGAACTTCCCGAAGACATCGCCGATCGGATGGAGAAGCGGGGTTACGCGACGCGAGTGATCTTGGATGGAGGTCCTCGCAGTCGCAACGGCTATGAATTCCATTACCAGGCTCGAATTCCCTGGCGCACGCCCTCGCGTGATACAGTGAGCCTCCTGTTCGCGACGCTTCCCACCGAATACCTGCATGAGCATGGGCCCACGAAGGTGCGAGAGCTTGCCTTGGAGATGGCTTCCCAGCTTCGATTCGCCTCGGGTCATGTTGGATTCGCGCTCCGCTTGTATTGGCCCTTGCGCCGTGCGGATGAGTCCATCCGTTCCTCGGGACACGATCTGCCAACGTACCGTGAATTCGCACGGCTGCTCGAACCCTGGTTGGAACCACTCCCCTTGACTGAAACGACTGGGGAGCAGGGGAACCTCTATAACGCCATGGGTTTTACCCAGGAGGAGGTCCGGAGGTGGTCACGGCGCTTCCTGGATTGA